From Nerophis lumbriciformis linkage group LG09, RoL_Nlum_v2.1, whole genome shotgun sequence, one genomic window encodes:
- the LOC133607611 gene encoding choline-phosphate cytidylyltransferase B-like codes for MAGRRRNRGGNNQQLAPRPPRGRSRRALREPAAFARSTGYESEVPHEKLTIAEAKRGTPAYRPVRVYADGIFDLFHSGHARALMQAKNVFPNTHLIVGVCSDELTHKFKGYTVMTEDERYEALRHCRYVDEVVRDAPWTLSTEFLKKHKIDFVAHDDIPYTSAGSEDVYKHIKEAGMFVATQRTEGISTSDLITRIVRDYDIYVRRNLQRGYTARELNVGFINDKKYRLQNQVDKMKETVRTVEEKSKHFVYRVEEKSQDLIHKWEEKSREFISNFLELFGPDGAWHAIQERSGRMLQALSPYPSPRGSPSSSPTRLRSRSPDSSPVASASTSPSSTSPPASPSFRRHT; via the exons GCACTAAGGGAACCCGCTGCTTTCGCCAGGTCGACAGGTTATGAATCAGAAGTCCCCCATGAAAAGCTCACCATTGCCGAAGCCAAGAGAGGCACACCAG CTTATAGACCAGTGAGAGTCTATGCTGATGGAATATTTGATCTTTTTCACTCTGGACACGCCCGGGCACTGATGCAAGCCAAAAATGTCTTCCCCAACACGCATCTGATAGTGGGAG tGTGCAGTGACGAGCTGACCCATAAGTTTAAGGGCTACACGGTGATGACAGAGGACGAGCGCTACGAAGCCCTGAGGCACTGTCGATATGTGGATGAGGTGGTGCGGGACGCTCCTTGGACCCTCTCTACAGAGTTCCTCAAGAAACATAAG ATTGATTTTGTGGCTCATGATGACATCCCTTACACTTCTGCTGGCTCCGAGGATGTTTATAAGCACATCAAGGAAGCTG GGATGTTCGTGGCCACCCAGAGGACAGAAGGCATCTCCACATCCGATCTGATCACCCGCATCGTGCGCGACTACGACATCTACGTGCGACGCAACTTGCAGAGAGGCTACACGGCCAGAGAGCTCAATGTTGGATTCATCAAC GATAAGAAGTACCGTCTTCAGAACCAGGTGGACAAGATGAAAGAGACAGTCCGCACTGTGGAGGAGAAGTCCAAACACTTTGTGTACCGGGTGGAGGAGAAGAGCCAGGACCTAATACACAAGTGGGAAGAGAAATCACGGGAATTCATAAGCAACTTCTTGGAGCTTTTTGGACCTGATGGAGCTTGG CATGCTATTCAGGAGCGCAGCGGACGAATGCTCCAGGCCCTGTCGCCTTACCCGTCCCCACGTGGCTCCCCCAGTAGCAGTCCCACCAGATTGCGCTCACGTTCTCCTGACTCCTCCCCAGTCGCCTCGGCCAGCACCTCTCCCTCCTCCACATCACCTCCTGCCTCTCCATCCTTTCGCCGCCACACCTGA
- the LOC133607613 gene encoding palmitoyltransferase ZDHHC20-B-like isoform X1: MAPSHTLRCCKRTINWIPVLFINLVVGWSYYAYVVELCVYTIPKNAERIGYLVIFHVFFFVFIWSYWKTIWTRPAEPSKAFTLPRAEKELFEREERAEMQQEILKKAARILPVYTRTAGGAIRYCDHCQVVKPDRCHHCSTCETCVLKMDHHCPWVNNCVGFSNYKYFVLFLTYASLYCAVICATVVQYFIKFWTKQLPDTHSAKFHILFLFFVAVLFFISILSLLSYHLWLVGKNRTTIEAFRAPVFANGPDKNGFSLGFKRNVAEVFGDEAKYFIFPVFSSLGDGHSFVTRLVHIDPEQANRVLQQNGKSPSMEEPNPNVLANTTQHIVDENMKNNGAAHIVSVAMESEQ, from the exons ATGGCGCCCTCGCATACACTGAGGTGCTGCAAGCGTACTATTAACTGGATACCTGTCCTCTTTATCAACCTGGTCGTGGGATGGTCGTACTACGCTTATGTTGTGGAGCTTTGTGTTT ATACAATCCCCAAAAATGCAGAACGAA TTGGCTACTTGGTCATCTTCCACGTTTTCTTCTTCGTGTTCATATGGTCTTACTGGAAAACTATCTGGACAAGACCAGCTGAACCATCAAAAGCG TTCACCCTGCCGAGAGCGGAGAAGGAACTGTTCGAAAGAGAAGAGCGAGCCGAGATGCAACAAGAAATTCTAAAGAAAGCGGCGAGAATTTTACCTGTCTACACTCGTACAGCAGGAGGAG CCATTCGATACTGTGATCACTGCCAGGTAGTTAAACCTGACCGCTGTCACCACTGCTCCACCTGTGAGAC gTGTGTGCTCAAAATGGATCATCACTGTCCCTG GGTAAATAACTGTGTCGGCTTCTCCAACTACAAGTACTTTGTCTTGTTTTTGACATATGCCTCACTCTACTGTGCAGTAATTTGTGCAACAGTCGTCCAATACTTCATCAAATTCTGGACT AAACAGCTTCCTGACACACATTCAGCCAAATTCCACATATTGTTCCTGTTCTTTGTGGCGGTGCTGTTTTTCATCAGTATCTTATCGCTCCTCAGCTACCACCTCTGGCTTGTAGGCAAGAACAGGACCACCATAG AGGCTTTTAGGGCTCCAGTGTTTGCAAATGGTCCAGACAAAAATGGATTTTCACTCGGCTTCAAGCGGAATGTAGCTGAGGTGTTCGGGGATGAAGCAAAATACTTTATATTTCCTGTTTTTTCCAG TCTGGGGGACGGACATTCATTCGTTACCAGATTGGTGCACATAGATCCTGAACAGGCAAACAGAGTCCTGCAGCAAAATGGCAAAAg CCCTTCCATGGAGGAACCAAACCCTAATGTGCTGGCCAACACTACGCAACACATAGTGGATGAAAACATGAAGAACAATG GTGCCGCCCACATCGTGTCTGTGGCCATGGAAAGCGAGCAATAG
- the LOC133607613 gene encoding palmitoyltransferase ZDHHC20-A-like isoform X2, translating to MLWSFVFIQSPKMQNEFTLPRAEKELFEREERAEMQQEILKKAARILPVYTRTAGGAIRYCDHCQVVKPDRCHHCSTCETCVLKMDHHCPWVNNCVGFSNYKYFVLFLTYASLYCAVICATVVQYFIKFWTKQLPDTHSAKFHILFLFFVAVLFFISILSLLSYHLWLVGKNRTTIEAFRAPVFANGPDKNGFSLGFKRNVAEVFGDEAKYFIFPVFSSLGDGHSFVTRLVHIDPEQANRVLQQNGKSPSMEEPNPNVLANTTQHIVDENMKNNGAAHIVSVAMESEQ from the exons ATGTTGTGGAGCTTTGTGTTT ATACAATCCCCAAAAATGCAGAACGAA TTCACCCTGCCGAGAGCGGAGAAGGAACTGTTCGAAAGAGAAGAGCGAGCCGAGATGCAACAAGAAATTCTAAAGAAAGCGGCGAGAATTTTACCTGTCTACACTCGTACAGCAGGAGGAG CCATTCGATACTGTGATCACTGCCAGGTAGTTAAACCTGACCGCTGTCACCACTGCTCCACCTGTGAGAC gTGTGTGCTCAAAATGGATCATCACTGTCCCTG GGTAAATAACTGTGTCGGCTTCTCCAACTACAAGTACTTTGTCTTGTTTTTGACATATGCCTCACTCTACTGTGCAGTAATTTGTGCAACAGTCGTCCAATACTTCATCAAATTCTGGACT AAACAGCTTCCTGACACACATTCAGCCAAATTCCACATATTGTTCCTGTTCTTTGTGGCGGTGCTGTTTTTCATCAGTATCTTATCGCTCCTCAGCTACCACCTCTGGCTTGTAGGCAAGAACAGGACCACCATAG AGGCTTTTAGGGCTCCAGTGTTTGCAAATGGTCCAGACAAAAATGGATTTTCACTCGGCTTCAAGCGGAATGTAGCTGAGGTGTTCGGGGATGAAGCAAAATACTTTATATTTCCTGTTTTTTCCAG TCTGGGGGACGGACATTCATTCGTTACCAGATTGGTGCACATAGATCCTGAACAGGCAAACAGAGTCCTGCAGCAAAATGGCAAAAg CCCTTCCATGGAGGAACCAAACCCTAATGTGCTGGCCAACACTACGCAACACATAGTGGATGAAAACATGAAGAACAATG GTGCCGCCCACATCGTGTCTGTGGCCATGGAAAGCGAGCAATAG
- the LOC133607612 gene encoding organic solute transporter subunit alpha-like isoform X1 codes for MVLLFMYVVFTFSAQNNCSNNRLLSCNTLPVIRIRLTIYNFLFHVPLIVNFTLTPLCYFGLFASELDAFGMCLYAMLTFMSCISLLLYLEQCVYIYKKLPYPKKTTIMWVNGAAPVIATMACFGMWIPRAVMFTDMTSNCYFAVVVYKVLVLLIEELGGSSVFLKRFSGKTFKITTGPCCCCCLCLPRVPMTRRLLFLLKLGALQYAILKTVLSVLSIVLWTNGYFDLSDLEITGTAIWINPFIGVLTITSLWPVAIVFMNTNSFLRMINIVPKYAMYQLILVLSQLQTSIINILALDGTIACSPPFSSQARGSMLSQQMMIMEMFIITLVTRFFYRRTYDTLACEAHDSNHQKDRVSLQAAHMEHNV; via the exons ATGGTGCTGCTTTTTATGTATGTTGTCTTCACCTTCTCAGCCCAAAATAACTGTAGCAACAACAGACTTTTAAGCTGTAATACACTTCCTGTTATACGAATCAGGCTTACGATTTACAATTTCTTATTTCATGTGCCACTCATTGTAAACTTTACATTGACCCCACTCTGCTATTTTGGGTTGTTCGCTTCAGAGCTAGATGCATTTGGGATGTGCCTGTACGCCATGCTCACCTTCATGTCCTGCATCTCCCTGCTGCTCTACCTGGAGCAGTGTGTTTACATCTATAAGAAACTGCCCTACCCCAAAAAGACCACCATCATGTGGGTCAATGGAGCCGCTCCG GTCATTGCCACTATGGCTTGTTTCGGGATGTGGATCCCCAGGGCCGTCATGTTTACAGATATGACGTCAAACTG TTATTTTGCAGTAGTGGTGTACAAAGTGTTGGTCCTTCTGATAGAGGAGTTGGGTGGCAGCAGTGTGTTTCTGAAGCGCTTTTCTGGAAAAACTTTCAAGATAACAACAGGGccgtgctgctgctgctgcctgtGTTTACCTCGCGTGCCCATGACACG GCGATTGCTATTCTTGCTGAAGTTGGGTGCACTTCAGTATGCCATCCTAAAGACTGTGCTCAGTGTCCTCTCCATAGTACTGTGGACAAACGGCTACTTTGACCTCTCAGAT CTGGAGATCACTGGCACAGCAATTTGGATCAACCCGTTCATTGGCGTTCTCACCATTACCTCCTTGTGGCCTGTAGCCATCGTGTTCATGAACACCAACAGCTTTCTACGCATGATCAATATTGTGCCCAAATATGCCATGTACCAA CTAATACTTGTATTAAGCCAGCTGCAGACATCCATCATCAACATCCTGGCTCTGGACGGAACCATTGCCTGCTCCCCTCCTTTCTCTTCGCAAGCTCGTGGATCTA TGCTAAGTCAGCAGATGATGATCATGGAGATGTTCATCATCACCCTGGTCACTCGCTTTTTCTACCGTCGTACTTATGACACGCTTGCCTGTGAAgcacatgacagcaaccaccagaAGGACAGAGTTTCCCTGCAAGCTGCTCACATGGAGCACAATGTCTGA
- the LOC133607612 gene encoding organic solute transporter subunit alpha-like isoform X2 yields MEEADNRTIDPACLQEPPLAMDVLKQLDAFGMCLYAMLTFMSCISLLLYLEQCVYIYKKLPYPKKTTIMWVNGAAPVIATMACFGMWIPRAVMFTDMTSNCYFAVVVYKVLVLLIEELGGSSVFLKRFSGKTFKITTGPCCCCCLCLPRVPMTRRLLFLLKLGALQYAILKTVLSVLSIVLWTNGYFDLSDLEITGTAIWINPFIGVLTITSLWPVAIVFMNTNSFLRMINIVPKYAMYQLILVLSQLQTSIINILALDGTIACSPPFSSQARGSMLSQQMMIMEMFIITLVTRFFYRRTYDTLACEAHDSNHQKDRVSLQAAHMEHNV; encoded by the exons ATGGAGGAAGCTGACAACCGTACCATTGATCCAGCTTGTTTACAGGAGCCCCCGTTGGCAATGGATGTTCTAAAGC AGCTAGATGCATTTGGGATGTGCCTGTACGCCATGCTCACCTTCATGTCCTGCATCTCCCTGCTGCTCTACCTGGAGCAGTGTGTTTACATCTATAAGAAACTGCCCTACCCCAAAAAGACCACCATCATGTGGGTCAATGGAGCCGCTCCG GTCATTGCCACTATGGCTTGTTTCGGGATGTGGATCCCCAGGGCCGTCATGTTTACAGATATGACGTCAAACTG TTATTTTGCAGTAGTGGTGTACAAAGTGTTGGTCCTTCTGATAGAGGAGTTGGGTGGCAGCAGTGTGTTTCTGAAGCGCTTTTCTGGAAAAACTTTCAAGATAACAACAGGGccgtgctgctgctgctgcctgtGTTTACCTCGCGTGCCCATGACACG GCGATTGCTATTCTTGCTGAAGTTGGGTGCACTTCAGTATGCCATCCTAAAGACTGTGCTCAGTGTCCTCTCCATAGTACTGTGGACAAACGGCTACTTTGACCTCTCAGAT CTGGAGATCACTGGCACAGCAATTTGGATCAACCCGTTCATTGGCGTTCTCACCATTACCTCCTTGTGGCCTGTAGCCATCGTGTTCATGAACACCAACAGCTTTCTACGCATGATCAATATTGTGCCCAAATATGCCATGTACCAA CTAATACTTGTATTAAGCCAGCTGCAGACATCCATCATCAACATCCTGGCTCTGGACGGAACCATTGCCTGCTCCCCTCCTTTCTCTTCGCAAGCTCGTGGATCTA TGCTAAGTCAGCAGATGATGATCATGGAGATGTTCATCATCACCCTGGTCACTCGCTTTTTCTACCGTCGTACTTATGACACGCTTGCCTGTGAAgcacatgacagcaaccaccagaAGGACAGAGTTTCCCTGCAAGCTGCTCACATGGAGCACAATGTCTGA